In the Longimicrobiales bacterium genome, one interval contains:
- the ggt gene encoding gamma-glutamyltransferase — translation MRTITALLALALAAQPLAAQLNGPVQSPAKNSGRSTVYSPRGTAATSHPLATSAALEVLQAGGNAIDAAVTAAAVLNVVEPHMTGAGGDMFAILWSAEEGRLIGLDASGRSGSKIDLAQLIADGTERVPGSGARSVTVPGAFSGWNALIEHHGTISLADALAPAIRIADEGFPVSPIIAQDWAGTVNGLRGDAGAAATFLINDEAPKPGDWFRNPDLARTFRRVAEHGIETFYGGELGQQIITGLDELGGFLTIDDLRNHEYRWVEPMSVDYKGYTLHELPPAGQGVAALQMLKMLEGYDLLGMGHNSAQYLHTLIEAKKLAHADLARYVADPDHMDVQPEALLDDAYLAGRAELIDPMHAADRPEPGQPYTASETIYLTIADQYGNMISFINSIYGYFGSRTVIPGTGLMLQNRGSGFTMEEGHPNQIAPNKRPFHTIIPAFVTKDGEPYMSYGVMGGAMQPQGHVQVMLNVVEFGMDPQEAIDAARFRHFNGTSVAVENIDDAMTASLEGLGHTLREWRGVAFGGGQMVLKLPKGWAAASDPRKDGMAAGH, via the coding sequence ATGCGCACCATCACCGCACTTCTCGCTCTGGCTCTCGCGGCCCAACCTCTGGCGGCCCAGTTGAACGGTCCGGTCCAGAGCCCTGCCAAGAACTCGGGACGCTCCACGGTCTACTCACCGCGCGGCACGGCGGCGACGAGTCATCCCTTAGCCACCAGTGCGGCACTCGAGGTCCTTCAAGCGGGCGGCAACGCGATCGATGCTGCGGTGACTGCGGCGGCGGTGCTGAACGTGGTCGAACCACACATGACCGGCGCGGGCGGTGACATGTTCGCCATCCTGTGGTCTGCCGAGGAAGGCCGCCTGATCGGGTTAGACGCCAGCGGCAGATCCGGTTCGAAGATCGACTTGGCGCAGCTCATTGCCGACGGCACTGAACGAGTGCCCGGGAGCGGAGCGCGCTCGGTCACGGTTCCTGGTGCCTTCTCTGGCTGGAACGCCCTGATCGAACACCACGGCACGATCTCGCTGGCCGACGCCTTAGCTCCTGCAATCCGCATTGCCGACGAAGGCTTCCCGGTCTCTCCCATCATCGCGCAGGATTGGGCAGGCACAGTGAACGGCTTACGAGGTGACGCCGGGGCAGCCGCCACGTTTTTGATCAACGACGAGGCTCCGAAGCCGGGTGACTGGTTCAGGAATCCAGATCTTGCTCGGACGTTCCGCCGCGTCGCCGAACACGGCATCGAGACGTTTTATGGCGGTGAACTCGGTCAGCAAATCATCACGGGGCTGGATGAGTTGGGCGGTTTCCTCACCATCGACGATCTGCGGAACCACGAGTACCGCTGGGTCGAGCCCATGAGCGTGGACTACAAGGGGTACACCCTTCATGAGTTGCCGCCAGCCGGTCAGGGGGTCGCGGCCCTGCAGATGCTCAAGATGCTCGAGGGGTACGATCTGCTCGGGATGGGTCACAACAGTGCCCAGTACCTGCACACTCTGATCGAGGCCAAGAAGCTCGCCCACGCGGACCTGGCCCGATACGTCGCTGATCCAGACCACATGGACGTGCAACCAGAAGCGCTCCTGGACGACGCCTACCTCGCGGGCCGTGCCGAACTGATCGACCCGATGCATGCAGCGGATCGCCCGGAGCCGGGCCAGCCGTACACCGCCTCGGAGACGATCTATCTCACAATCGCCGACCAGTACGGCAACATGATCTCGTTCATCAACTCGATTTACGGGTACTTCGGATCTCGAACCGTCATTCCCGGGACGGGCCTGATGCTCCAGAACCGCGGCTCCGGCTTCACGATGGAAGAAGGCCACCCCAACCAGATCGCCCCGAACAAGCGGCCTTTCCACACCATCATCCCGGCGTTCGTCACCAAAGACGGGGAGCCGTACATGTCTTACGGAGTGATGGGTGGCGCCATGCAACCTCAGGGTCACGTACAGGTCATGCTCAACGTCGTCGAGTTCGGGATGGACCCGCAGGAAGCCATCGATGCGGCGCGCTTCCGGCACTTCAACGGCACATCTGTCGCGGTCGAAAACATCGACGACGCAATGACGGCCTCGCTCGAGGGACTCGGCCACACCCTACGTGAATGGCGGGGTGTCGCTTTTGGTGGCGGCCAGATGGTGCTCAAGCTACCCAAGGGATGGGCTGCGGCCTCCGACCCGAGAAAAGATGGGATGGCTGCAGGGCACTAG
- a CDS encoding MBL fold metallo-hydrolase → MSELLSGITWFQGSSVCIKQLGLEIHVDPLHVPDGSKADFVLLTHPHYDNFSEDDIARVRTPETVIVAPTSMKHQLADADHFMRPGDMLQIGEVDVLAVPAHNVDSKFHPPEEGWLGYVFNIGGTTFYHAGDTDFIPSMFGIRCDVAFLPCGGHYTMGVEDAARAGDACGASTIIPIHWDEKYGTLEHIERLNDLFSGEVLILERAGEAHSF, encoded by the coding sequence ATGAGCGAACTGCTCAGCGGTATCACATGGTTCCAAGGTTCGTCTGTCTGCATCAAGCAGCTGGGCCTGGAGATCCACGTGGATCCCCTCCATGTACCGGACGGCTCAAAGGCTGATTTCGTCCTCCTCACTCATCCTCATTACGACAACTTCTCCGAGGATGACATCGCGAGGGTCCGGACCCCAGAGACGGTGATCGTGGCGCCCACCAGCATGAAACATCAGTTGGCGGACGCGGACCATTTCATGCGGCCCGGCGACATGCTCCAGATTGGTGAGGTCGACGTGCTCGCCGTACCTGCCCACAACGTCGACAGCAAATTTCATCCGCCAGAAGAGGGATGGCTGGGGTACGTCTTCAATATCGGAGGCACGACGTTCTACCACGCCGGAGATACCGATTTCATCCCATCGATGTTCGGTATTCGATGTGATGTGGCTTTTCTCCCCTGCGGCGGCCACTACACGATGGGCGTAGAAGATGCCGCCCGGGCGGGCGACGCCTGCGGCGCATCGACGATCATCCCTATTCACTGGGATGAGAAGTACGGCACACTCGAACATATTGAGCGGCTCAATGACCTCTTCTCGGGAGAGGTCCTCATATTGGAACGCGCAGGTGAAGCCCATTCTTTTTAA